In a single window of the Gossypium hirsutum isolate 1008001.06 chromosome A13, Gossypium_hirsutum_v2.1, whole genome shotgun sequence genome:
- the LOC107887230 gene encoding nudix hydrolase 23, chloroplastic isoform X1: MICLIQLVSTLQELERSLEYRVLREFNHVNPQTDEEGKVFLDTRFLPSLMAIQIFELIGWHQHRTLPTGYLEIRESAIEGAIRETWEEAGAEVEVISPFAQMDIPFIGQTYVIFLAKLKKPQFSPGPESSECCLFELDNIPFFGIFSHFCYFEFVYRRC; encoded by the exons ATGATATGCTTAATTCAGTTAGTCTCTACATTACAAGAGCTCGAGAGGAGTCTCGAATATAGG GTGCTTCGAGAGTTCAATCATGTTAATCCACAAACGGATGAGGAAGGAAAAGTGTTTTTAGACACAAGA TTTCTACCATCTCTGATGGCAATACAAATATTTGAGTTGATTGGGTGGCATCAACATAGGACTCTTCCTACTGGTTACCTGGAAATTAGGGAGTCTGCTATTGAAGGGGCAATAAGGGAAACATGGGAAGAGGCAGGTGCTGAAGTGGAAGTCATTTCCCCTTTTGCACAAATGGATATTCCCTTTATTGGACAA ACTTATGTAATCTTCTTGGCAAAGCTGAAGAAGCCCCAATTTTCACCAGGACCAGAATCATCCGAGTGCTGTCTCTTTGAATTGGACAACATTCCCTTCTTTGGAATTTTCTCCCATTTttgttactttgaatttg TATATCGAAGATGTTAA
- the LOC107887230 gene encoding nudix hydrolase 23, chloroplastic isoform X2: MVLREFNHVNPQTDEEGKVFLDTRFLPSLMAIQIFELIGWHQHRTLPTGYLEIRESAIEGAIRETWEEAGAEVEVISPFAQMDIPFIGQTYVIFLAKLKKPQFSPGPESSECCLFELDNIPFFGIFSHFCYFEFVYRRC, encoded by the exons ATG GTGCTTCGAGAGTTCAATCATGTTAATCCACAAACGGATGAGGAAGGAAAAGTGTTTTTAGACACAAGA TTTCTACCATCTCTGATGGCAATACAAATATTTGAGTTGATTGGGTGGCATCAACATAGGACTCTTCCTACTGGTTACCTGGAAATTAGGGAGTCTGCTATTGAAGGGGCAATAAGGGAAACATGGGAAGAGGCAGGTGCTGAAGTGGAAGTCATTTCCCCTTTTGCACAAATGGATATTCCCTTTATTGGACAA ACTTATGTAATCTTCTTGGCAAAGCTGAAGAAGCCCCAATTTTCACCAGGACCAGAATCATCCGAGTGCTGTCTCTTTGAATTGGACAACATTCCCTTCTTTGGAATTTTCTCCCATTTttgttactttgaatttg TATATCGAAGATGTTAA